A DNA window from Syngnathus typhle isolate RoL2023-S1 ecotype Sweden linkage group LG2, RoL_Styp_1.0, whole genome shotgun sequence contains the following coding sequences:
- the LOC133169383 gene encoding serine/threonine-protein kinase 24-like isoform X2, with protein MMAHPPGNLPGMQNVRVDPEELFTKLERIGKGSFGEVFKGIDNRTQKVVAIKTIDLEEAEDEIEDIQQEITVLSQCDSPFVTKYYGSYLKDAKLWIIMEYLGGGSALDLMEPGSLDETQIATILREILKGLEYLHSEKKIHRDIKAANVLLSEHGEVKLADFGVAGQLTDTQIKRNTFVGTPFWMAPEVIKQSAYDSKADIWSLGITAIELAKGEPPHSELHPMKVLFLIPKNNPPTLEGNYSKPLKEFIEACLNKEPSFRPTAKELLKHKLIVRHAKKTSYLTELVDKYKRWKAAQTRTANESSSDDSDSEQDGQASGGNDFGSDDWIFTIREKDPKKLQNGEGQSGATEQTKAIPKRPYSQSLSTVITPAFAELKARHEQANRNPVVLDGLKEAILRAEEAYPGILDSLVAHMIHRLQSFSTSRSSSSS; from the exons ATGATGGCCCATCCCCCTGGGAACCTGCCAGGGATGCAA AACGTCAGAGTGGACCCAGAGGAGCTCTTCACCAAGCTGGAGCGTATCGGCAAGGGTTCGTTCGGCGAGGTCTTCAAGGGCATCGACAATCGTACTCAGAAAGTGGTGGCCATCAAGACCATTGACCTGGAGGAAGCCGAGGATGAGATCGAAGACATTCAGCAGGAGATCACTGTGCTGAGCCAATGTGACAGCCCCTTTGTCACCAAGTACTACGGCTCCTACCTGAAG GATGCCAAGTTATGGATCATCATGGAGTATTTAGGAGGAGGCTCAGCTTTGGACTTG ATGGAGCCAGGTTCTCTGGATGAGACCCAAATTGCCACCATTCTGAGAGAGATCCTTAAGGGGCTGGAGTATCTGCATTCCGAGAAGAAGATCCATCGTGATATCAAAG CCGCCAACGTGCTACTTTCCGAGCACGGCGAGGTGAAGCTAGCAGATTTCGGAGTGGCCGGCCAGCTCACCGACACCCAGATCAAGCGCAACACTTTTGTGGGCACGCCTTTTTGGATGGCTCCCGAGGTCATCAAACAGTCTGCGTACGACTCCAAG GCCGATATTTGGTCTCTGGGCATCACAGCCATCGAACTGGCAAAAGGCGAACCGCCGCACTCGGAGCTCCATCCCATGAAGGTTTTATTTCTAATTCCAAAGAACAACCCTCCGACGCTGGAGGGAAACTACAGCAAGCCGCTGAAAGAATTTATCGAAGCTTGCCTCAACAAGGAGCCCAGTTTT AGGCCGACCGCCAAGGAGCTGCTGAAGCATAAACTGATTGTGCGCCACGCTAAAAAGACGTCCTATCTGACCGAGCTGGTGGACAAGTACAAACGATGGAAGGCCGCGCAAACCAGGACCGCCAACGAGTCCAGTTCCGATGACTCTGACTC GGAGCAGGATGGGCAGGCGTCAGGCGGGAATGACTTTGGCAGTGACGACTGGATCTTCACCATCCGGGAGAAGGACCCGAAGAAGCTACAAAATGGCGAGGGACAGTCAGGCGCGACCGAGCAG ACAAAAGCCATTCCAAAGAGGCCTTATTCACAGAGCCTGTCCACAGTCATCACTCCTGCGTTCGCAGAG CTGAAGGCCAGACATGAGCAAGCGAACCGGAATCCCGTCGTCCTGGACGGTTTGAAGGAGGCCATCTTGCGGGCCGAGGAAGCCTACCCGGGCATTTTGGATTCCCTGGTGGCGCACATGATCCACAGGCTTCAGAG TTTCTCCACAAGCAGGTCGTCCTCTTCTTCGTAA
- the LOC133169383 gene encoding serine/threonine-protein kinase 24-like isoform X1, translating to MMAHPPGNLPGMQNVRVDPEELFTKLERIGKGSFGEVFKGIDNRTQKVVAIKTIDLEEAEDEIEDIQQEITVLSQCDSPFVTKYYGSYLKDAKLWIIMEYLGGGSALDLMEPGSLDETQIATILREILKGLEYLHSEKKIHRDIKAANVLLSEHGEVKLADFGVAGQLTDTQIKRNTFVGTPFWMAPEVIKQSAYDSKADIWSLGITAIELAKGEPPHSELHPMKVLFLIPKNNPPTLEGNYSKPLKEFIEACLNKEPSFRPTAKELLKHKLIVRHAKKTSYLTELVDKYKRWKAAQTRTANESSSDDSDSEQDGQASGGNDFGSDDWIFTIREKDPKKLQNGEGQSGATEQVPRQTKAIPKRPYSQSLSTVITPAFAELKARHEQANRNPVVLDGLKEAILRAEEAYPGILDSLVAHMIHRLQSFSTSRSSSSS from the exons ATGATGGCCCATCCCCCTGGGAACCTGCCAGGGATGCAA AACGTCAGAGTGGACCCAGAGGAGCTCTTCACCAAGCTGGAGCGTATCGGCAAGGGTTCGTTCGGCGAGGTCTTCAAGGGCATCGACAATCGTACTCAGAAAGTGGTGGCCATCAAGACCATTGACCTGGAGGAAGCCGAGGATGAGATCGAAGACATTCAGCAGGAGATCACTGTGCTGAGCCAATGTGACAGCCCCTTTGTCACCAAGTACTACGGCTCCTACCTGAAG GATGCCAAGTTATGGATCATCATGGAGTATTTAGGAGGAGGCTCAGCTTTGGACTTG ATGGAGCCAGGTTCTCTGGATGAGACCCAAATTGCCACCATTCTGAGAGAGATCCTTAAGGGGCTGGAGTATCTGCATTCCGAGAAGAAGATCCATCGTGATATCAAAG CCGCCAACGTGCTACTTTCCGAGCACGGCGAGGTGAAGCTAGCAGATTTCGGAGTGGCCGGCCAGCTCACCGACACCCAGATCAAGCGCAACACTTTTGTGGGCACGCCTTTTTGGATGGCTCCCGAGGTCATCAAACAGTCTGCGTACGACTCCAAG GCCGATATTTGGTCTCTGGGCATCACAGCCATCGAACTGGCAAAAGGCGAACCGCCGCACTCGGAGCTCCATCCCATGAAGGTTTTATTTCTAATTCCAAAGAACAACCCTCCGACGCTGGAGGGAAACTACAGCAAGCCGCTGAAAGAATTTATCGAAGCTTGCCTCAACAAGGAGCCCAGTTTT AGGCCGACCGCCAAGGAGCTGCTGAAGCATAAACTGATTGTGCGCCACGCTAAAAAGACGTCCTATCTGACCGAGCTGGTGGACAAGTACAAACGATGGAAGGCCGCGCAAACCAGGACCGCCAACGAGTCCAGTTCCGATGACTCTGACTC GGAGCAGGATGGGCAGGCGTCAGGCGGGAATGACTTTGGCAGTGACGACTGGATCTTCACCATCCGGGAGAAGGACCCGAAGAAGCTACAAAATGGCGAGGGACAGTCAGGCGCGACCGAGCAGGTGCCTCGACAA ACAAAAGCCATTCCAAAGAGGCCTTATTCACAGAGCCTGTCCACAGTCATCACTCCTGCGTTCGCAGAG CTGAAGGCCAGACATGAGCAAGCGAACCGGAATCCCGTCGTCCTGGACGGTTTGAAGGAGGCCATCTTGCGGGCCGAGGAAGCCTACCCGGGCATTTTGGATTCCCTGGTGGCGCACATGATCCACAGGCTTCAGAG TTTCTCCACAAGCAGGTCGTCCTCTTCTTCGTAA